A stretch of the Orcinus orca chromosome 1, mOrcOrc1.1, whole genome shotgun sequence genome encodes the following:
- the LOC101269853 gene encoding 40S ribosomal protein S15a-like produces MVRMNVLTDALKSIDNAEKRGKQQVLIRSCSKVIVRFLTVMMKHGYIGEFEIIDDHRAGKIVVNLTGRLSVISPRFDVQLKDLEKWQNNLLPSRQFGFSVLTTSAGIMDHEEARRKHTGGKILGFFF; encoded by the coding sequence ATGGTGCGTATGAATGTCCTGACTGATGCTCTCAAGAGTATCGACAATGCCGAAAAGAGAGGCaaacaacaggttcttattaggtcATGCTCCAAAGTCATCGTCAGGTTCCTAACTGTGATGATGAAGCACGGTTACATTGGCGAATTTGAAATCATCGATGATCACAGGGCTGGGAAAATTGTTGTGAACCTCACAGGCAGGCTAAGTGTGATCAGCCCCAGGTTTGATGTGCAACTcaaagatctagaaaaatggcagaatAACCTGCTCCCATCCCGTCAGTTTGGTTTCAGTGTACTGACAACCTCAGCTGGCATCATGGACCATGAAGAAGCAAGACGAAAACACACAGGAGGGAAAATCCTTGGATTCTTTTTCTAG